The Diorhabda sublineata isolate icDioSubl1.1 chromosome 9, icDioSubl1.1, whole genome shotgun sequence nucleotide sequence TAAAAGTGAGATtgccaaattttgaaattaaaaaaaatatatatattctgaCAGGTATACGGTTAAAATTTGACATACTTTAAGTGCGAAACAATTAGTAgaatcaagaaaatatttatattgaaaaaacctaaaatttttggaaaagtgaTCCCATTTTACGGTAATGCAGAAACAAGTTTTTGATCAATATgtcatttgaaaatgaattttaagaGTTCATGATACTTACGTTCTGAATTGGATACGGCTGACCATGTAAGATAAGTAACATACAATGAAACTACGGATGATTGTAATAATCCAGATCTAGGCAATTTATCTTGAACGGCGGGCAAAATAGATATTATGCTTACAATCACAGAAAGAATCAAATTGattgaaatcaaaaatttgtttaaatcacATCCGCTTGactaaaatatacaaacaatttaaatacagtttatttattaaataaacaagtatattttgaaaacataaaatgtTAACCTACAGAGTTTATAAACACCTAACCTAATCCGAAAAagtccatttttatttttcactaaactGGGCTAAGATAAGCCAATTTTTAATCAGAGTAcacttaaaaatctattttttaaccATACTAGACTTAAATAACAAGTTACTCCATATGACCCAATATAGAATTAATGATTGACAAAATAATTACgttgaaaatgaattattaattgtaatataaaaaaatttcactataaTAGAGCTTACCTTTGTATAAAATACATAGAGAAGGACGACCCAAGTAATAGTTAAGGCATAATTCAATAATGTCATTCCTATTAATGCCGCATACCAACCCTTTGATTCTGTTTCTTCGTAATTACCAACCCATGCTTCTGCCCATGAATGAGCAAAATCAATTATCAAAATCAActgtattattataaacaggAAACCACCAATCATACCAAAATACATCCAGGTTGTGCCAAAAGATCCTTCAGGAATAAAGAAGGCACCAATTATACCGCCTATTACTAGAAGAAACTTTATACCccaaaatctaaaaatatggaaaattcaaatatttttctgtttattttaatgGGGCTGTAGTTGTAGTCTATTTTAAGACCCCTAACaatgttttcaatgaaaaaaaatcaaaatctggTTTAAACAAAATTCCCACAGGTGGTAATAATTAGTTTTACACTGAAGGTGGTTTAGATAATTTGGTGAAGATATTTTTAAGtgtttcctcaactgaaaatgaatcttttatcaattttcatataaaattatgacaatttttaaaaaataatctaagacattttttaaactTACCCATTTTGTATACCAGCTCTTGGATCTTTCGAACTTTTTACTCCAATCATCATGAGTGCCATTAAAACGAAGAATAatgttaaaatgaaatatattcgATATACTGAGAGATAACCAACGATTTGAGAACAATCTATCCCTATAGAAGTAGGAATGACGGAGGAACTGTTTGTACAAAACGGTACCTAAAATAATGTATGAAAAGTTtgcattttaataattttcaacaatttcaaatttgaaattgaagaaaatattaaacatgccAAAGTGTTCTGATTTGTTAAAAATGAAGGACACAAATTTCTGTGAGACAAACTCTGTTAAAGTAGTGGTTTATCTGTATACCATCTACCAAAGTTCTGCCATACTTAATCGAGTAGGTATTTTGCAATACTGTAAGCCTTAAAACACCCAAACAAACGGtgaaatttgacaaaacatTTCAAAGACCTCATTCTAGACCAGCACTACTAGCAAATACAATAACTTCTatcaaagtgaagaaattaacaCTAGAGCTTCAAGTGAACTCCTGCGAGAGGTCAATTGACCCGTGTACTTCACTTAGCTCCCAGACTTAGATCTAAACTACCTCTTCATTCAGAATCGTtagttcaaattattttaagtaatttaaaTCGTTTCCAAAATTGTAGTTATAAGGGTATTGTGGTAGGGGGTTACACAGTAAAAAAATGGTAGGATTTTTGTTTTactccatttttttaaaattggttatttTGTGACTCTAACTGTAAAATTACATCTCACAAATGAAAAATCATTGATAACTATGCATAAAACACAACTAACTGAAAGTTGAAACAAAGtagaaaacatagtaatcaATAGAAATCGTCATCTTTGGCATAACTACGCACTCTCAAGTACAGCCAGTCTTATTTGACTCAAGTTTTGCTTCTAAATTCCATGTCTATaagtaaaatatacaaaaaataaattcgtaCAGTTCTACCAATGGTAAAAAAGCAAGCACAATAGGATAAACCCTGTTACATTTGACTAGGTATAGAAAAAGAATAATCCCAAGACTATTCAGCATTTCCCTATCAAGCATTGTATTGATacgaaataatttgtttcaatgttAAACTTCCGAGAAACTTACCTCTCTCCAAATTATTAAAAGTCAGAAAAGGAAAGGGTCAATTGAGCCCCATCAGAAGTTCTAGTGTTAAAACATATGTAGATATAAGCAAATTACATAAGATATTTCAACAAAAgaattaacaaatatataatattgtaataattaatatgaaatttttgtaaatgaaaatgatggaCTTACCTTTGTTAAAGCATTTTGTAGACCAGGAGCTAATGTTATGCATGCAGCTATTGTAGCCACTAATAACATTAGAGCATACATTATGCGAGATGAAGTGGAATTTCTGCAAGATGGACAAGCAGAACAACAAAGAGAACATGCTGTACTTGTACAACAACACGCCAACTAGAAAAAccaatataataaagaaataagaaacagTGTATAAAACATTAACCTCCTCAATTCATATTTTGAGGgtcaatttaaaatttccatttagCACGAAAAAGTATActaaaaaatcttaaaaattatagaatcaaaTACAAAGGATGGAATTATTGATactgtttcaattatttcttataGTTGTCATAACTACCATAAAAGGTAGTTggattgaaaacaaaaaattattaaaacaattattttatgcaTGATTGTTATATAATGTACCCATTAAATGGCAGTGATTAATGAATCCATTAATCACTGCAGTCAGATGCTTAGTTGATTTAACtataatattgttttgttttgctacaaaaaattggttttcaaaatttgtataccactgaatattttcatttcagttCACACtcataacaaattttaaaacgtGAATTTTTCTTGACCAAATTTGAGCCTGGGACTCAGAGTTGGAATGCACGGAGCATCAGCCATTACGACTTGAAATGTGGGAGTCATACATTTGTTTCTTAAGATAccatgttttttgaaataatttataaatctaaGTAGTtctcaaaaagaaataaatttcacttaaatcttcataattattgtttatatgCATGGATTTAAATTAGAGAAGATGCAAGGGaagtatattataataaatattttttgaactgACAAAAGGGGAAAAAACACAtcattttgtatcaaattttgaattatattttaattgatatattGTTTGTCCAGATTTTTGTCTTTATTGACATATTTGTTGCCACAGATGAATCATCTTTTTTTACAACTGATTAGTATTTTTACAGActttaaattataatgaataagtATTCCTGGTACAagtgtttttgaaaaacaacaattattaattatcaaacatttattttagttattaatttaCTAAGTTATTTAACTTACTAAGCTTTTGAAGACTAAATTATATCGATAATATAGGTATAAACCTGCCATATAAATTTACGATGCtcaacaattaaaattttttttgtctttgatTTTACACTTTTTTATCCGAGAAAATACTATTTGAACTTGGTTGTTTTACATGGAAAAATACTACTTACCACAAATAAAacgtatatttaaaataagcatagacattttttattacCTGCGCTGCTGAACAAAGGCCCAGAACAGCTCCCATTGTTATTTATAAACGGAAAATGATTGCACTTTATTAGttataaattagaattaaatatAACGTAGTAGTATTGAACGACGTTTCAATTTTTAGACGAAGATCTTATTATTGACGAAATACGACAGAATGAATACACTTTGCTTTACC carries:
- the LOC130448796 gene encoding probable serine incorporator isoform X2, which encodes MGAVLGLCSAAQLACCCTSTACSLCCSACPSCRNSTSSRIMYALMLLVATIAACITLAPGLQNALTKVPFCTNSSSVIPTSIGIDCSQIVGYLSVYRIYFILTLFFVLMALMMIGVKSSKDPRAGIQNGFWGIKFLLVIGGIIGAFFIPEGSFGTTWMYFGMIGGFLFIIIQLILIIDFAHSWAEAWVGNYEETESKGWYAALIGMTLLNYALTITWVVLLYVFYTKSSGCDLNKFLISINLILSVIVSIISILPAVQDKLPRSGLLQSSVVSLYVTYLTWSAVSNSEQECNPGMWGIFGKHTTSKGSSGFDIIGLIIWMCCVLYSSLRSASKSSKITMSESMLAKDTGAEEPYAPIAGNDGGESGDKKVWDNEEETVAYSWSFFHVMFALATLYVMMTLTNWFNPNSSLENLHYNAASMWVKTISSWLCLLLYGWTLIAPVVLSDREF
- the LOC130448796 gene encoding probable serine incorporator isoform X1 yields the protein MGAVLGLCSAAQLACCCTSTACSLCCSACPSCRNSTSSRIMYALMLLVATIAACITLAPGLQNALTKVPFCTNSSSVIPTSIGIDCSQIVGYLSVYRIYFILTLFFVLMALMMIGVKSSKDPRAGIQNGFWGIKFLLVIGGIIGAFFIPEGSFGTTWMYFGMIGGFLFIIIQLILIIDFAHSWAEAWVGNYEETESKGWYAALIGMTLLNYALTITWVVLLYVFYTKSSGCDLNKFLISINLILSVIVSIISILPAVQDKLPRSGLLQSSVVSLYVTYLTWSAVSNSEQECNPGMWGIFGKHTTSKGSSGFDIIGLIIWMCCVLYSSLRSASKSSKITMSESMLAKDTGAVNYGTDSLVENEGNDGGESGDKKVWDNEEETVAYSWSFFHVMFALATLYVMMTLTNWFNPNSSLENLHYNAASMWVKTISSWLCLLLYGWTLIAPVVLSDREF
- the LOC130448796 gene encoding probable serine incorporator isoform X4, with amino-acid sequence MGAVLGLCSAAQLACCCTSTACSLCCSACPSCRNSTSSRIMYALMLLVATIAACITLAPGLQNALTKVPFCTNSSSVIPTSIGIDCSQIVGYLSVYRIYFILTLFFVLMALMMIGVKSSKDPRAGIQNGFWGIKFLLVIGGIIGAFFIPEGSFGTTWMYFGMIGGFLFIIIQLILIIDFAHSWAEAWVGNYEETESKGWYAALIGMTLLNYALTITWVVLLYVFYTKSSGCDLNKFLISINLILSVIVSIISILPAVQDKLPRSGLLQSSVVSLYVTYLTWSAVSNSEQECNPGMWGIFGKHTTSKGSSGFDIIGLIIWMCCVLYSSLRSASKSSKITMSESMLAKDTGAGNDGGESGDKKVWDNEEETVAYSWSFFHVMFALATLYVMMTLTNWFNPNSSLENLHYNAASMWVKTISSWLCLLLYGWTLIAPVVLSDREF
- the LOC130448796 gene encoding probable serine incorporator isoform X3 encodes the protein MGAVLGLCSAAQLACCCTSTACSLCCSACPSCRNSTSSRIMYALMLLVATIAACITLAPGLQNALTKVPFCTNSSSVIPTSIGIDCSQIVGYLSVYRIYFILTLFFVLMALMMIGVKSSKDPRAGIQNGFWGIKFLLVIGGIIGAFFIPEGSFGTTWMYFGMIGGFLFIIIQLILIIDFAHSWAEAWVGNYEETESKGWYAALIGMTLLNYALTITWVVLLYVFYTKSSGCDLNKFLISINLILSVIVSIISILPAVQDKLPRSGLLQSSVVSLYVTYLTWSAVSNSEQECNPGMWGIFGKHTTSKGSSGFDIIGLIIWMCCVLYSSLRSASKSSKITMSESMLAKDTGAEPYAPIAGNDGGESGDKKVWDNEEETVAYSWSFFHVMFALATLYVMMTLTNWFNPNSSLENLHYNAASMWVKTISSWLCLLLYGWTLIAPVVLSDREF